From a region of the Etheostoma cragini isolate CJK2018 chromosome 20, CSU_Ecrag_1.0, whole genome shotgun sequence genome:
- the sertad4 gene encoding SERTA domain-containing protein 4, producing the protein MTLVLSMNPFLDPEGDPPLSTYKPIWESERCTKTCLSNPAPPCSSKEKFTQELPCRKVPDHVSVSRIAYFKRKFVDDDDEPPFSFRTYCQTVAPVLEERAHVLRLSLEKLRFIDDPEAFLRRSVLVNNLLRRLRTEILLQSTDWCFPPTPAFTTGPCVPAPTPNAAHQALRGAVPNRICLAPQAGAPFRKRFRVVRGGQGDLRPDCAQTCCCIYAAAAAAGHYLHLPFSMYDAALSTCPSTSHPSSFFQLASHSKLGLTVAIEEHDGEDEDVEEEEDENEEDEERELNEEEEEEEEEDDQREAGPSLDVVKDKSRLKCRTRNLLGHAHTRTEEDNCVTDRLEEEEGEQDEEEEEEEEEEEEMGGIVRPCQWDSTATEREVRRHNVSLWRRRAHRQ; encoded by the exons ATGACCCTAGTTTTGTCCATGAATCCATTCCTGGACCCAGAAGGAGACCCTCCGCTCTCCACATACAAGCCTATATGGGAATCGGAGCGTTGCACTAAGACCTGCCTGTCAAACCCAGCCCCACCATGCAGCTCTAAAGAAAAATTTACACAAG AATTGCCTTGCAGGAAAGTTCCTGATCATGTTTCAGTGTCAAGGATTGCATACTTCAAGAGGAAgtttgttgatgatgatgatgagccTCCCTTCAGCTTCAGGACTTACTGCCAGACT GTTGCCCCAGTCTTGGAGGAGCGGGCCCATGTGCTGCGTCTCTCCCTGGAGAAGTTGCGGTTCATTGACGACCCTGAGGCCTTCCTCCGACGCTCCGTCCTCGTCAACAACCTCCTTCGGCGCCTGCGAACTGAGATTTTGCTCCAAAGCACGGACTGGTGCTTCCCACCCACCCCAGCATTTACCACTGGCCCCTGCGTCCCGGCACCCACCCCTAACGCTGCTCACCAAGCCCTCCGCGGAGCAGTACCCAACCGGATCTGTTTAGCACCACAAGCTGGGGCGCCCTTCCGTAAGCGCTTTCGAGTGGTCCGTGGAGGACAGGGGGATCTACGCCCTGACTGTGCCCAGACATGCTGCTGCATCTACGCAGCGGCCGCAGCTGCAGGACACTATCTCCACCTCCCGTTCTCCATGTACGATGCAGCACTCTCGACCTGCCCGTCCACATCACACCCGTCCTCTTTTTTTCAGCTAGCTAGCCATAGTAAGTTAGGGCTGACAGTGGCCATAGAAGAGCATGATGGGGAGGATGAAGATgttgaagaggaggaggatgagaatgaagaggatgaagagagggaattgaacgaggaggaggaggaggaagaagaagaggatgatCAAAGAGAAGCTGGGCCTTCCCTTGATGTTGTCAAGGACAAGTCAAGACTGAAATGTAGGACTAGAAACTTGCTGGGTCACGCACATACAAGGACAGAGGAGGACAACTGCGTGACAGATAGGttagaggaggaagagggagagcaagacgaggaggaagaggaggaggaggaggaggaagaagagatggGGGGGATTGTGAGGCCATGTCAGTGGGACTCTACTGCCACAGAAAGAGAGGTGCGGCGCCACAACGTCAGCCTGTGGCGCCGCAGAGCTCATAGACAATGA